The following proteins are encoded in a genomic region of Desulfurococcaceae archaeon:
- a CDS encoding radical SAM protein produces the protein MGKCKSCGRVSVTISDIIGVCANCLRKGTVPTSDLHRESRKRFGLSTIPLKEGSEEGLKCIVCGRGCFVAIGGRGYCNYRFESEGALATSTGSIYEAVGMYYYDPHPTNCVASPVCPATTGLGYPQYALSPSGEHGYYNIAVFYGGCNFDCIYCQNWEYREMAYKAKPALSIDVLVNAVNKRTTCVCYFGGDPGPFAPHAVFASKKMVERARSIGLPVFRVCWETNGLWNPLMLEEATKLSLNTGGIVKIDFKAWSPEVYRALCDVEEKHVNLIRENIKLVAKYAPARKEPPLLVVSTLLVPGYLDEYEIDQLTKYIAGINTEIPYVFLGFHPDYMLVDLPVTSWNHAEKAVKIAKENGLKHVYVGNVFLLGHSY, from the coding sequence ATGGGCAAGTGCAAGTCGTGTGGGCGGGTGTCCGTGACGATCAGCGACATTATCGGCGTCTGTGCCAACTGTCTTAGGAAAGGCACTGTTCCCACCAGTGATCTGCATAGGGAATCGCGCAAGAGGTTTGGCTTGTCTACTATTCCTCTAAAGGAGGGCAGTGAAGAGGGGTTAAAGTGTATCGTGTGTGGGAGAGGGTGCTTCGTGGCAATAGGTGGCCGAGGTTATTGTAATTATAGGTTTGAAAGTGAAGGCGCATTGGCGACCTCTACAGGTAGCATCTACGAAGCTGTAGGGATGTACTACTATGATCCGCACCCAACCAACTGCGTTGCCTCCCCCGTGTGCCCGGCAACGACGGGCCTGGGCTACCCCCAATATGCACTTTCACCTAGTGGCGAGCACGGCTACTACAACATCGCTGTGTTCTACGGTGGTTGCAACTTCGACTGCATCTACTGCCAAAACTGGGAATACCGCGAAATGGCCTACAAGGCCAAACCCGCACTGAGCATTGATGTACTGGTCAACGCCGTTAACAAGAGAACAACGTGTGTTTGCTATTTTGGCGGGGACCCTGGACCCTTCGCGCCGCACGCAGTATTTGCGTCTAAGAAGATGGTTGAAAGAGCAAGGTCTATAGGGTTGCCCGTGTTCAGGGTGTGCTGGGAGACGAATGGGCTTTGGAATCCACTAATGCTGGAGGAGGCTACGAAGCTCAGCTTAAACACAGGAGGCATAGTTAAAATAGACTTCAAGGCGTGGAGCCCCGAGGTATATAGGGCTCTCTGCGATGTTGAGGAGAAGCACGTTAATTTAATCAGGGAAAACATTAAGTTGGTGGCCAAGTACGCACCTGCGAGAAAAGAACCACCCCTCCTTGTTGTATCGACACTTCTCGTACCGGGATACCTCGACGAGTATGAAATAGACCAGTTGACGAAGTACATTGCCGGCATAAATACCGAGATACCCTACGTGTTCCTGGGCTTCCACCCAGACTACATGCTAGTAGACCTTCCAGTAACTAGTTGGAACCACGCCGAAAAGGCGGTAAAAATCGCCAAGGAAAACGGCTTGAAACACGTGTATGTCGGAAACGTATTCCTACTTGGACACTCGTACTAG